In Planctomicrobium piriforme, a single genomic region encodes these proteins:
- a CDS encoding sialidase family protein — protein sequence MEKIDLFTAGEDPAYKVYHIPGIVVTAKGTVLAWCEARKRSAGVSDWDDIRILLRRSTDDGRTWSAPQSIANVPGPKTKNPFALRMKNVDPQDVTYNNPVLIADRDGTVHMLFCLEYMRCFYQRSTDDGLTWSAPTEITSALDGFRRDYDWKVLATGPNHGIQMQSGRLVVPVWLSTGTGSNAHHPSVTATVYSDDQGKTWHTSEIAVPNTEEWIDPNETAIIELADGSVMLNIRSESKKHRRLITTSKDGATDWSTPRFDEALNEPICMAGLVRYSLAKDGGKNRILFSNPDNLTRADGKEAPGKHRDRKNLSVKLSDDEGQTWAVNKVVEPGPSMYSDLAVTPGGTILCFYGRTGDNTGLSYYAGGRLTVARFNLEWLTDGKDGGK from the coding sequence ATGGAGAAGATCGACCTCTTCACGGCGGGGGAGGATCCGGCTTACAAGGTCTATCACATCCCCGGCATTGTGGTGACTGCCAAGGGGACCGTGCTGGCGTGGTGCGAGGCGCGGAAGCGGTCGGCCGGGGTAAGCGACTGGGACGACATTCGTATCCTGCTGCGACGTTCGACCGATGACGGCCGCACCTGGAGTGCGCCGCAGAGTATTGCGAACGTGCCAGGTCCGAAGACCAAGAACCCGTTCGCGCTGCGGATGAAGAACGTCGATCCCCAGGACGTGACGTATAACAACCCGGTGCTGATCGCCGACCGCGACGGCACGGTGCATATGCTGTTCTGTCTGGAATACATGCGGTGTTTCTATCAGCGGAGCACCGACGACGGCCTCACCTGGAGTGCGCCGACCGAGATCACCAGCGCCCTGGACGGCTTTCGCAGAGACTACGACTGGAAGGTGCTGGCCACCGGGCCGAATCACGGGATTCAGATGCAGTCAGGCCGGCTTGTGGTCCCGGTGTGGCTGTCGACCGGCACCGGCAGCAATGCCCATCACCCTTCCGTGACGGCAACGGTTTATAGCGACGACCAGGGGAAAACCTGGCACACGAGCGAGATTGCCGTCCCCAATACCGAGGAATGGATCGATCCTAACGAAACGGCGATTATCGAACTCGCCGACGGGAGCGTGATGCTCAACATTCGTAGCGAGTCGAAGAAACATCGCCGACTGATCACGACCAGCAAAGACGGCGCGACCGACTGGAGCACGCCCCGATTTGATGAGGCCTTGAATGAGCCAATTTGCATGGCTGGCCTCGTCCGTTATTCACTCGCCAAAGACGGCGGCAAGAACCGCATCCTCTTTTCGAACCCCGATAACCTCACCCGCGCCGACGGCAAAGAAGCACCAGGCAAGCACCGCGACCGTAAGAATCTCTCCGTGAAACTGAGCGATGACGAAGGCCAGACCTGGGCGGTGAATAAGGTGGTGGAACCCGGCCCGAGCATGTATAGCGACCTGGCGGTGACGCCGGGCGGGACGATCCTGTGCTTCTACGGCCGCACCGGCGACAACACCGGCCTGAGCTATTACGCCGGCGGGCGACTGACCGTGGCGAGGTTCAATCTGGAGTGGCTGACAGATGGGAAGGATGGCGGCAAGTAG
- a CDS encoding AAA family ATPase, giving the protein MASSPANRTGRQLLKALRTSVARFYPCDLHVHSPSSYDVCQSGKLEKLPDNLREKVLEIAKTASYSLPLSKEPSDPEAFDKAMATPELISLFLKELSIRRDRICESEGLSESDNWCIVAITDHNTSHFSCNLAKEAWATKATNKVVVLPGIELDISFDVLGAQNKCQVHVLCLFTPCTTASDIRLAINTARPAKSPPWNMGQPIVISDLSQFIDTLRSNLDYPAICIAAHVWSKKGVQSEPSKTIFAHFDAEIARLEGELSRAQQDGSTIDASEIGVRLDKVKAERKDVNAIHLDVLRMIGTCGFDALQVRDQSHETHYRRLHRFREKQGRGVPIVCSDAHTPDHIFQCVSGIPFAKLSASALSNGSPADVFGEIRDRVLRFGETRTTYASPGTVTYWIEGIEITRDAQNASKFWNHPGEQGPQADTFTLELSRNLNCFVGGRGSGKSAGIEAIAFLAQSQPFIEEANTKTPSDWYLRAKATLSGCGVRAVWKSTATEGIGALPKKALIVSRYFDPQGSHQPVEMRDADDKTIVDSSIKIPPVRLLRVHEIEETARPQNLRLLFDGLCGPGIIELTEKIEALRSELKAQRSDILSEVAILTGLTVEGSALRQYAIRKRQFDDVNKPELQDRFQDVDKAAEAVQLAISTETAWENLGLEASLDELVQGTETFFDVAAEAIPNAGGENADHHTPLAELLGGLKSSKDEEQEETESVSTGREQLVSALRAAKDSASLFNDRIEDVKVDAVRNHTSKIDSLAKQGVPAGSKERAAKKLAFEEAKGDLAKYETALTQLYALLKSRDEIHAHLVQAGKERTELRQQCAATISLQLARDLDPAVLHIELVANPMQDQAELERWLTRNIGPLIKQHKVARIAALLKSGLMPRFYRELLLHDGTPDLSALTNEHKSAADGKLDSDAASSIFASCRGLRRVPLDEVGAMSEEFEASLPESIRAGVLIFPVVLGSVESCIERVLELDEVVLNDSAEVRLNDRPTDPESEPRPLDELSPGQRCSAILPILLLSGDYPLIIDQPEENLDNRLIRQVIVNILASMKLRRQVIVATHNPNLPVLGDAEQCVVLQARGRNLSDVVATGNLDSPDVARFITDIMEGGREAFQYRQSIYQNHWKGPVE; this is encoded by the coding sequence ATGGCATCCTCTCCGGCAAATCGTACAGGACGGCAACTTCTCAAGGCGTTAAGAACATCGGTTGCACGCTTCTATCCGTGCGACTTACATGTGCACTCCCCAAGTTCATATGATGTCTGTCAATCGGGAAAGCTGGAGAAACTTCCAGATAATCTGCGAGAGAAAGTTCTCGAAATCGCGAAAACCGCGAGCTACTCACTCCCTCTCAGTAAGGAGCCGTCCGATCCCGAGGCATTCGATAAAGCGATGGCGACTCCTGAATTGATAAGTCTTTTTCTAAAGGAACTGTCCATTCGGAGAGACAGAATTTGCGAGTCCGAGGGGCTTTCAGAATCGGACAATTGGTGTATTGTTGCAATAACAGACCACAACACTTCTCATTTCTCGTGCAATCTGGCGAAGGAAGCTTGGGCAACGAAGGCGACAAATAAAGTTGTCGTGTTGCCCGGAATTGAACTGGACATTTCTTTCGACGTATTGGGCGCCCAGAATAAGTGCCAGGTGCATGTTCTGTGCTTATTTACGCCATGTACGACCGCCTCCGATATTCGACTGGCTATCAACACAGCTCGTCCCGCAAAATCTCCGCCATGGAACATGGGACAACCCATTGTGATTTCTGATCTTTCCCAGTTCATCGATACTCTGCGCTCAAACTTAGATTATCCTGCGATTTGCATTGCGGCTCATGTTTGGTCAAAAAAAGGGGTTCAAAGTGAGCCATCGAAAACAATATTCGCTCATTTTGATGCAGAGATTGCCAGGCTGGAAGGAGAACTTTCAAGGGCTCAACAAGATGGTTCAACTATAGATGCAAGCGAGATTGGAGTTCGCCTTGATAAGGTGAAAGCAGAACGTAAAGACGTTAACGCGATTCATCTCGACGTACTTCGAATGATTGGTACATGCGGCTTTGACGCATTGCAAGTCCGCGACCAAAGCCATGAGACGCATTATCGCAGACTCCACCGTTTTCGCGAAAAGCAAGGCCGTGGAGTTCCAATCGTATGCTCAGATGCGCATACGCCAGATCACATTTTTCAATGCGTGAGCGGGATCCCATTTGCGAAGTTATCGGCTTCGGCGCTGTCCAACGGTTCTCCAGCAGACGTATTTGGAGAAATACGAGATCGAGTATTGAGATTCGGCGAGACTCGCACGACATATGCATCACCTGGAACTGTGACGTACTGGATTGAAGGAATCGAGATAACCCGCGACGCACAAAACGCAAGCAAGTTCTGGAATCACCCAGGGGAGCAGGGTCCCCAAGCCGACACCTTTACGCTTGAGCTGTCACGAAACTTGAACTGCTTTGTTGGTGGTCGCGGGTCCGGAAAGAGTGCTGGAATTGAGGCAATCGCGTTTCTTGCACAGTCGCAGCCTTTCATTGAAGAAGCAAATACCAAGACGCCTAGCGACTGGTATCTGCGAGCCAAGGCCACACTATCTGGGTGCGGGGTCCGCGCAGTCTGGAAATCCACTGCAACTGAAGGCATTGGTGCTCTACCAAAAAAGGCACTGATTGTCTCACGCTACTTCGATCCACAAGGCTCGCATCAACCCGTCGAAATGCGGGATGCCGATGACAAAACAATTGTGGATTCATCAATCAAGATCCCCCCAGTGCGCCTGCTCCGTGTTCACGAAATTGAAGAAACAGCTCGTCCCCAAAATCTCCGACTGCTCTTCGATGGCTTGTGTGGTCCGGGAATCATTGAGCTCACAGAGAAAATCGAAGCTCTTCGCTCCGAATTGAAGGCGCAGCGTTCCGACATTCTCAGCGAGGTCGCTATTCTCACTGGCCTGACGGTTGAAGGGTCTGCTCTTCGACAGTACGCAATTCGCAAGCGACAATTTGATGATGTGAATAAACCTGAATTGCAGGATCGATTCCAAGACGTCGACAAAGCGGCAGAGGCGGTGCAGCTTGCAATAAGCACGGAGACAGCATGGGAAAACCTCGGGCTTGAAGCATCCTTAGACGAGTTGGTGCAGGGCACAGAGACGTTTTTCGATGTTGCTGCCGAAGCAATTCCCAATGCTGGCGGAGAGAACGCCGATCATCATACGCCATTGGCCGAGCTCTTGGGTGGCTTGAAATCTAGTAAAGACGAAGAACAAGAGGAGACGGAGTCGGTTTCAACGGGAAGAGAGCAGTTAGTCTCTGCGCTCCGCGCAGCAAAAGATTCAGCAAGCTTGTTCAACGACCGCATCGAGGATGTAAAAGTAGATGCAGTCCGAAATCATACCAGCAAAATAGACTCGCTTGCCAAACAGGGAGTCCCTGCAGGCTCTAAAGAGCGTGCAGCAAAAAAACTAGCATTCGAAGAGGCCAAGGGTGATCTTGCAAAGTATGAAACGGCCCTAACCCAATTGTATGCCTTGCTCAAGTCGCGTGATGAAATACATGCCCACCTTGTTCAGGCAGGGAAAGAACGGACAGAACTCCGTCAACAATGTGCCGCCACAATCTCGTTGCAGCTTGCTCGGGATCTTGATCCTGCAGTGTTGCATATTGAGTTGGTGGCCAACCCAATGCAAGATCAAGCAGAACTAGAGAGGTGGCTTACACGCAACATCGGGCCTTTAATAAAGCAGCATAAAGTAGCAAGAATTGCTGCGTTGCTTAAGTCTGGATTAATGCCGCGGTTTTACCGAGAACTGCTCCTACATGATGGAACCCCAGATCTGTCGGCACTTACGAATGAACATAAAAGTGCTGCTGATGGAAAGCTTGACTCGGATGCAGCTTCTAGTATTTTTGCGTCTTGCCGCGGTTTGCGTCGAGTACCGCTTGATGAAGTAGGTGCGATGAGCGAAGAGTTTGAGGCTTCTCTCCCCGAATCCATCCGTGCGGGCGTCTTGATATTTCCGGTCGTGTTGGGATCAGTTGAATCGTGCATAGAGCGTGTTTTAGAACTTGACGAAGTCGTGCTTAACGACTCCGCCGAGGTGCGGCTCAACGATCGTCCCACCGACCCTGAAAGCGAACCCCGTCCACTCGACGAATTATCGCCTGGGCAACGCTGCAGTGCCATTCTCCCGATTCTGCTGCTATCTGGAGACTATCCTTTGATAATTGACCAGCCTGAAGAGAATCTTGACAACCGACTTATTCGTCAGGTTATTGTGAACATCTTAGCCAGCATGAAACTGCGACGGCAGGTTATCGTCGCCACACATAATCCTAATTTGCCAGTACTTGGCGATGCAGAGCAGTGCGTTGTTTTGCAGGCGCGAGGGCGCAATCTTTCTGACGTTGTGGCGACCGGAAATCTTGACTCACCCGATGTCGCTCGCTTTATTACAGATATCATGGAAGGCGGTCGCGAAGCATTCCAATATAGGCAATCGATTTACCAAAATCACTGGAAAGGGCCAGTGGAGTGA
- a CDS encoding RDD family protein, which yields MGVYYADADYVGALRRIGVLLIDGVTLFVSASILAAIGLSLDRTSEEILFAVTLAMAWLYVTVLKTSRFRTLGYWLMDCKIVTLSGTKPSPIRLTFRAMLWRVSSSNLLYDLAWCGIDEQKQTLRDRFSGTTLVRNGAKPIGTAPIHLSCCTAMTYAYFYPQVIRPGGLRGEA from the coding sequence ATGGGCGTTTATTATGCCGATGCCGACTACGTCGGGGCGCTGCGGCGGATTGGGGTGCTGCTGATTGACGGGGTGACGCTGTTTGTGTCGGCGTCCATCCTGGCGGCCATTGGACTCTCGCTCGATCGGACTTCTGAAGAGATTTTGTTCGCGGTTACCTTGGCCATGGCCTGGCTGTACGTCACCGTCCTCAAAACCTCCCGGTTCCGGACGCTCGGGTACTGGTTGATGGACTGCAAGATTGTCACGCTCAGCGGCACGAAGCCCTCTCCGATCCGGCTGACGTTCAGAGCCATGCTGTGGAGAGTGAGCTCATCGAACCTGCTGTACGACCTCGCGTGGTGCGGAATCGACGAGCAAAAGCAAACTCTCCGAGACCGCTTTTCCGGGACGACCCTGGTCAGAAACGGAGCAAAACCGATCGGGACCGCCCCCATTCATTTGTCATGCTGCACCGCAATGACCTACGCCTATTTCTACCCGCAGGTGATTCGGCCAGGAGGCTTGAGGGGTGAGGCTTGA
- a CDS encoding cadherin repeat domain-containing protein: MVRTTLFAGLLRHWRSQSRSRQRRRDGRQRSWRTEGLEARTLLSAAPNGAESLAHAPSDLAQTQPAVATYYDGSYIIAWQSDSGGGDGFDIYAQNYLSDGAPYGNAIRVNTTTIGNQTDVAIAFQQTGESIIISWVSEFQDGSGAGIFARRFTSLTNPLGGEFQVNTYTTGAQVQPAIAADFYGNFVITWASFGQDGNGYGVYAQRYNAAGTSLGSEFKVNTYTTKSQSRPAVAMDYNGEFVIAWQSAGQDGSGYGVYSQRYSSGGTAQGGQVRANGRTTGHQMFPSVARDNDGDFVIAWSSYGQDGSNNGVYAKRYNDFGTLVGSEFRVNRFTADSQSLPSVAMNPDGDFVIAWTSAGQDGDGQGVYAQLYSPSGVAQGSEQQVNTSTPGDQTQPVVALSNSGNFVVGWTTDNGGANEDVLTQRFAPVPDIVEVLALGRTLAESELLIAPISSLIVAFAGSMATTGAASVTDSSNWLFTKNGVDADQLIAGISYKYVGARRRFEATVTFTTALTPGDYTLTARDTLTDINGNQLDGDASGVDGGNFVRNFQLRTPRAVGPEHLVNTTTVNDQVNPSVAMDAAGNYVMVWKAAGEIAGQRFNAAGQPQGAEFRVNTYTTNVQEAPAVAMDSAGNFVVTWESNAQDGDGEGIYAQRFDAVGNRLGGEFQVNTYTVDTQETPAIAMTAAGEFVITWTSFAFDGSSDAVAAQRYAANGSAVGTEFLVNAYTTSSQSDPDVAIDAAGNMVFAWSSNGQDGSFGGIFASRFDWNAVRLGAEFAVNTITGEIQSQPSVAMDAVGNFVIAWTDDSFPDTTIQAQRFAASGQKQGNNFVVSATAVNQREPVVAMDASGDFVIAWTNADAYDIYAKRFNAVGVPQGLEFRVNSYATSFQEGSAIAMSPEGDFVVAWNSTNPLDGSGYGVFAQRYSTQPDVTGVFLPVGPAIVPGVEYSTSFPSLTIGFPVGMSNFGPGNVASASNWLLKKDNVDVTALIASINYSYNALRRQYEATAVFNAPLAPGDYQLTLKESAKNVDARPIDGNNDAVAGGSFVQTFQVRALGLVGPETHSSATADDYIDAQIVQSPSGAGLILYTRAVGGSSAQDVYAQRIDASGAPVGSEFRVNTSTTSIQRAAAAAIDAAGNFVVTWQSESQGSSDSDIYAQFFDAAGTPRGSEFRVNTNTSNYQLYPSVAMDAAGDYVIAWQTFLTNTSSWEISAQRYSSSGAAQGGEFRVNTTLANFQTDPEIAMNDSGDYVITWQSEGQEGALSGIYAQRYNSDGVAQGGEFRVNTTLQYSHFAQDVVMDPAGNFIVTWESYTPSGDPRRIDAQRFNAAGVKQGPEFQVNSSTADRQANPQIAMNPFGEFVISWQSRYQDGSAYGIYAQRYSSVGTAQGTEFRVNSFTTGSQSRPAVAMDAFGGFTMVWSSDDQDGLTSSIRGQRYGAVVNQAPTNITLSNSSVAENQGYGTLVGNLSAIDPNFGDTFTYVLVSGTGSTDNSKFVIDNGNQLKTTVTLDYETTPTCSIRVRVTDAGGLTYEKILTITVVDGNEPPVLGALNDTITYTRGQGAKIVDTNATVTDADSANFNGGYLNVYLGGTGQAGDEMSVKHHGNAAGQIGVSGNNISYGGVLIATMSPGNGMVALTINFLATATPEAVQALVRRVTFNTTSMSQTMRTMTFTLDDADGGMPLSVSKNITIF; the protein is encoded by the coding sequence ATGGTGCGGACCACGCTGTTTGCAGGTTTGTTGCGTCATTGGCGCAGTCAGTCTCGGAGTCGTCAACGTCGGCGGGATGGCCGGCAGCGGAGTTGGCGAACGGAAGGGCTGGAAGCCCGGACGCTCCTCTCGGCGGCGCCGAACGGAGCGGAGAGCCTTGCTCACGCCCCCTCCGACCTCGCCCAAACTCAGCCCGCCGTCGCAACGTATTACGACGGCAGCTACATCATCGCCTGGCAGAGTGACTCCGGCGGCGGGGACGGCTTTGACATCTACGCCCAGAATTATCTGAGCGACGGCGCCCCCTACGGCAACGCCATTCGGGTCAACACGACCACCATCGGCAACCAGACCGATGTCGCCATCGCGTTCCAGCAGACCGGCGAAAGCATCATCATTTCCTGGGTCAGTGAATTCCAGGATGGGAGCGGCGCAGGCATCTTTGCTCGCAGGTTCACCAGTCTGACCAACCCGTTGGGGGGTGAATTTCAGGTCAACACCTACACCACCGGGGCGCAGGTGCAGCCGGCGATCGCGGCCGACTTTTACGGGAACTTTGTGATCACCTGGGCGAGCTTCGGCCAGGACGGGAACGGCTACGGAGTCTACGCCCAGCGGTACAACGCGGCTGGGACGTCGCTGGGGAGCGAGTTCAAGGTCAACACGTATACAACGAAGTCGCAGTCGCGGCCGGCCGTGGCGATGGACTATAACGGCGAGTTTGTCATCGCCTGGCAGAGCGCCGGCCAAGACGGCAGCGGCTATGGCGTGTATTCGCAGCGGTATTCCAGCGGCGGAACGGCCCAGGGGGGACAGGTGCGAGCCAATGGCCGCACCACCGGGCACCAGATGTTTCCGTCGGTCGCGCGTGACAATGACGGCGATTTTGTGATCGCCTGGAGCAGCTACGGGCAGGACGGCAGCAACAACGGCGTTTACGCCAAGCGCTATAACGATTTCGGCACCCTCGTGGGTTCTGAGTTCCGCGTGAACCGGTTCACCGCTGACAGCCAGTCGCTGCCTTCGGTCGCGATGAATCCCGACGGCGATTTCGTCATCGCCTGGACCAGCGCCGGCCAGGATGGAGACGGCCAGGGGGTCTACGCCCAGCTGTACAGCCCTAGCGGGGTCGCTCAGGGGAGCGAGCAACAGGTCAACACGTCGACGCCGGGAGACCAGACTCAACCGGTCGTGGCGCTGAGTAACAGCGGCAATTTCGTCGTCGGCTGGACCACGGACAACGGCGGCGCGAATGAAGACGTGCTGACCCAGCGATTCGCACCGGTGCCGGACATTGTGGAAGTTCTGGCCCTGGGGCGCACGCTGGCGGAATCCGAGTTGTTGATCGCACCGATCAGCAGTCTCATCGTCGCCTTTGCAGGGAGTATGGCGACCACCGGCGCGGCGAGCGTGACCGACAGTTCGAACTGGCTGTTCACCAAGAACGGCGTCGATGCGGATCAGTTGATCGCGGGGATCTCGTACAAGTACGTCGGCGCACGGCGGCGATTTGAAGCGACGGTCACGTTCACCACCGCACTGACGCCGGGGGACTACACGCTCACCGCGCGGGATACGCTCACGGACATTAACGGCAATCAACTGGATGGCGATGCCAGCGGCGTCGACGGCGGAAACTTTGTCCGCAACTTCCAGCTCCGCACGCCGCGGGCGGTAGGCCCCGAGCATCTGGTGAACACAACAACGGTGAATGACCAGGTTAACCCCTCTGTGGCGATGGATGCGGCGGGAAATTATGTGATGGTATGGAAAGCCGCAGGCGAGATTGCAGGCCAGCGATTCAACGCAGCCGGCCAGCCGCAGGGGGCAGAATTTCGGGTCAACACTTACACGACTAATGTCCAGGAAGCTCCCGCCGTGGCGATGGACAGCGCCGGGAATTTCGTCGTGACCTGGGAGAGCAACGCTCAGGATGGCGACGGGGAAGGGATCTACGCGCAGCGCTTCGATGCGGTGGGCAATCGCCTGGGAGGAGAGTTTCAAGTCAATACTTACACAGTCGATACTCAGGAGACGCCTGCGATTGCAATGACCGCAGCCGGCGAATTTGTCATCACCTGGACGAGTTTCGCATTCGACGGCAGCAGCGATGCAGTGGCGGCCCAGCGGTACGCGGCGAACGGCAGTGCCGTGGGGACGGAGTTCCTCGTCAACGCCTACACCACTTCATCGCAATCAGATCCGGACGTCGCCATTGATGCGGCCGGCAACATGGTGTTTGCGTGGAGTAGCAATGGGCAGGATGGAAGCTTCGGCGGAATCTTCGCATCCCGATTCGACTGGAATGCGGTCCGGCTGGGGGCGGAATTCGCCGTCAACACCATTACGGGCGAAATACAGTCTCAACCCTCGGTGGCCATGGACGCGGTCGGAAACTTTGTCATCGCATGGACCGACGACTCTTTCCCTGACACCACGATTCAGGCACAGCGTTTTGCTGCCAGTGGTCAAAAGCAGGGGAACAACTTTGTTGTCAGTGCAACTGCGGTGAACCAGCGGGAACCTGTGGTGGCGATGGACGCCAGCGGCGACTTTGTCATTGCCTGGACGAACGCCGACGCGTATGACATCTACGCCAAAAGATTCAACGCCGTGGGTGTTCCCCAAGGTCTCGAATTCCGCGTCAACAGTTATGCGACCAGTTTTCAGGAAGGGTCTGCGATCGCGATGAGCCCTGAGGGTGATTTCGTGGTCGCCTGGAATTCGACCAATCCGCTCGACGGGTCCGGCTACGGAGTCTTCGCCCAGCGGTATTCGACCCAGCCGGACGTGACGGGCGTGTTTCTGCCTGTCGGACCGGCGATCGTGCCAGGCGTCGAGTACAGCACATCGTTCCCGTCATTGACGATCGGGTTTCCCGTGGGGATGTCGAACTTCGGGCCAGGCAACGTCGCCAGCGCCTCGAACTGGCTGCTGAAGAAAGACAATGTTGACGTCACCGCGCTGATTGCAAGCATCAACTACAGCTACAACGCGCTGCGACGCCAGTACGAGGCAACCGCCGTCTTCAACGCGCCCCTCGCACCGGGGGATTACCAGCTCACGCTGAAAGAGAGCGCCAAGAACGTCGACGCGCGGCCGATTGACGGGAACAACGACGCAGTCGCCGGCGGCAGTTTCGTGCAGACGTTCCAGGTGCGGGCGCTGGGCCTGGTGGGACCGGAGACGCATTCCAGTGCAACTGCTGATGATTACATCGATGCACAAATCGTCCAGAGCCCGAGCGGCGCCGGCCTGATCCTCTACACCAGAGCTGTCGGCGGGAGTTCGGCACAAGACGTCTACGCTCAGCGAATCGACGCGAGCGGCGCACCTGTCGGAAGCGAGTTTCGAGTCAATACATCTACCACATCCATTCAGAGAGCTGCGGCTGCGGCCATCGATGCCGCGGGCAATTTCGTGGTGACCTGGCAGAGTGAATCGCAGGGTTCATCAGATTCAGACATCTATGCTCAATTTTTCGATGCTGCCGGCACCCCACGGGGCAGTGAATTTCGGGTCAACACCAACACTTCGAATTATCAATTATATCCGTCTGTCGCAATGGATGCAGCCGGCGACTATGTCATTGCCTGGCAAACATTTTTGACCAACACCAGCTCCTGGGAAATTAGTGCCCAACGCTACAGTTCCTCCGGAGCTGCTCAGGGCGGTGAGTTTCGAGTCAACACGACGCTCGCCAATTTTCAGACTGATCCGGAAATCGCCATGAATGATTCCGGGGATTATGTCATCACCTGGCAAAGCGAAGGTCAGGAAGGAGCTTTGTCGGGAATTTACGCTCAGCGATACAATTCCGATGGGGTGGCCCAGGGAGGGGAGTTCCGCGTTAACACGACCCTCCAATACTCACATTTCGCTCAGGATGTGGTCATGGACCCCGCTGGAAACTTCATCGTTACCTGGGAGAGTTACACGCCCTCTGGTGATCCCCGCAGGATCGATGCCCAGCGTTTCAATGCGGCAGGCGTCAAGCAGGGGCCGGAGTTTCAGGTCAACTCCTCCACCGCTGATCGTCAAGCGAATCCCCAGATTGCGATGAACCCTTTTGGCGAGTTTGTGATTTCTTGGCAAAGCCGCTATCAGGATGGCAGCGCCTACGGCATTTATGCGCAACGCTATTCCAGCGTCGGGACAGCCCAAGGGACAGAGTTTCGGGTGAACAGCTTTACGACTGGCAGCCAGTCACGCCCCGCTGTGGCCATGGATGCTTTCGGCGGGTTCACGATGGTCTGGAGCAGCGATGACCAGGACGGACTCACTTCATCCATTCGCGGCCAGCGCTATGGCGCGGTCGTCAACCAGGCCCCCACGAACATTACGTTGTCCAACTCCTCCGTTGCGGAAAACCAGGGCTATGGAACGCTGGTGGGGAATCTGTCGGCCATCGATCCGAATTTCGGAGACACATTCACCTATGTGCTAGTCTCCGGAACGGGCAGCACCGACAACTCCAAGTTTGTGATCGACAACGGTAACCAGCTCAAAACGACGGTCACACTCGATTATGAAACCACTCCCACTTGCTCGATCCGGGTGCGGGTAACGGACGCCGGCGGCCTGACGTACGAAAAGATCCTCACGATCACCGTCGTTGACGGCAACGAGCCCCCGGTACTGGGCGCGCTCAATGATACGATCACATATACCCGTGGTCAGGGGGCGAAGATCGTTGATACCAACGCCACGGTGACGGACGCGGACTCGGCCAACTTCAACGGCGGGTATCTCAACGTCTACCTGGGCGGAACCGGTCAGGCAGGGGACGAGATGTCGGTCAAACACCACGGCAACGCCGCCGGCCAGATCGGCGTCTCCGGGAATAACATTTCCTATGGAGGCGTCCTGATCGCCACGATGAGTCCCGGCAATGGCATGGTGGCTTTGACAATCAATTTTCTGGCGACAGCCACGCCGGAAGCCGTTCAGGCACTGGTCCGCAGAGTCACTTTCAATACCACTTCCATGTCACAAACGATGAGAACGATGACCTTCACCCTCGACGACGCCGACGGCGGCATGCCACTGTCGGTCAGCAAAAACATCACGATTTTCTGA
- a CDS encoding alpha/beta hydrolase, which yields MRRAVSVITFCIAPALAVTGCRMLGPFSPLRPVEQVLIYPDSPVPALGDREDGGGRQVWIETPDAKRLEARYFAHPQPQAVALYCHGNFGTVDKWSIVARKLSIQHRLSVLVFDYRGYGRSTGHPNEPGVLKDAAAARDWVAEENGIRPCDVVLIGRSLGGAVAVDLAARDGARGLILESTFSTLPEVAKCHAAWLLPEWNMTQRFNSLEKIRYYHGPLFQSHGDADKLIPVSLGQELYAAAPGEKHFIVIKGATHYDDHIRYCAPEREAFLRRLPPVGRALSVE from the coding sequence ATGCGCCGGGCGGTTTCCGTCATTACGTTTTGCATTGCCCCGGCCCTGGCTGTCACCGGTTGCCGGATGCTGGGGCCGTTTTCACCCTTGCGCCCTGTCGAACAGGTGCTCATCTACCCCGATTCACCCGTCCCGGCCCTCGGCGACCGCGAAGATGGCGGCGGGCGTCAGGTGTGGATCGAAACCCCCGACGCCAAGCGGCTCGAAGCCCGTTATTTCGCACATCCCCAGCCGCAGGCAGTTGCACTCTACTGCCACGGCAATTTCGGCACCGTCGACAAATGGTCGATCGTCGCCAGAAAACTCAGCATTCAGCATCGGCTCTCCGTGCTGGTGTTCGACTACCGCGGGTACGGCCGCAGCACAGGCCACCCCAATGAGCCCGGCGTCCTCAAAGACGCCGCCGCCGCCCGCGATTGGGTGGCCGAGGAAAACGGAATTCGCCCCTGTGACGTGGTGCTGATCGGCCGGTCGCTCGGCGGTGCGGTGGCGGTCGATCTGGCTGCCCGCGACGGTGCGCGGGGACTCATTCTCGAAAGCACGTTTTCGACTTTGCCCGAAGTTGCCAAATGCCATGCCGCGTGGCTGCTGCCCGAGTGGAACATGACGCAGCGGTTCAACTCGCTGGAAAAGATCCGCTATTACCACGGCCCGCTCTTCCAAAGCCACGGCGACGCCGACAAGCTGATCCCCGTTTCATTAGGCCAAGAACTCTACGCCGCCGCCCCCGGCGAAAAGCATTTCATCGTGATCAAAGGGGCGACCCACTACGACGACCACATCCGCTACTGCGCCCCCGAACGCGAAGCGTTTTTACGCCGCCTGCCGCCGGTGGGGCGGGCGTTGAGTGTTGAGTGA